One Bdellovibrio bacteriovorus str. Tiberius DNA segment encodes these proteins:
- a CDS encoding DUF2914 domain-containing protein, with the protein MTELKERLLKFYEENEIKVDIGFFLGGFFFDILTLSAIDDLLGISQQIIYLLILGSVLYYDFLFTHGLFQPSRRLEKVWDYRQLIVHFLLGSLLSVYSLFFLKSASLFSSAVFVALLMGLMVANEMKRVQRSEINIKIGLYVICVFSFFSMTIPVILGFVGLFPFLLAIAFTGVAIYGAFLLLKRKIQDQRMLQKYLLLPGATILTLFLAFYLVGWIPPVPLSIQNMGIYHSVEKSEGKYILSHEQASWRFWRRGDQEFYAEPGDTVYFFAEIFSPARFSDSVILHWYYKDPVRGWQTTDKIPMNITGGRKNGYRGFASKQNYSAGDWRISVETTDGREIGRIYFKVIKLESNNPERVFYKDIY; encoded by the coding sequence ATGACCGAACTTAAAGAGCGCCTGTTAAAATTCTATGAAGAAAACGAAATCAAGGTCGACATCGGCTTTTTCCTGGGGGGTTTCTTCTTTGATATCCTGACCCTTTCGGCCATTGATGATCTGTTGGGTATTTCCCAACAAATCATCTATCTGCTGATTCTGGGATCCGTGCTTTACTATGACTTCCTGTTCACTCATGGGCTGTTTCAGCCTTCCCGTCGTCTGGAAAAAGTCTGGGATTACCGCCAACTGATCGTGCACTTCCTGCTGGGAAGCCTGCTTAGTGTGTATTCGCTGTTCTTCCTGAAAAGTGCATCGCTGTTTTCGTCGGCGGTCTTTGTCGCCCTGCTGATGGGTCTGATGGTCGCCAATGAAATGAAGCGGGTTCAGCGCAGCGAGATCAACATCAAGATCGGCTTGTATGTGATCTGCGTGTTTTCATTCTTTTCCATGACGATCCCGGTGATTCTGGGGTTTGTCGGGCTGTTCCCGTTCCTGCTGGCGATTGCCTTCACGGGGGTTGCGATCTATGGGGCGTTCCTGCTGCTGAAAAGAAAAATCCAGGACCAGCGTATGTTGCAGAAGTATCTGCTGCTTCCGGGCGCTACAATTTTAACGCTGTTTCTGGCTTTCTATCTGGTGGGCTGGATTCCACCGGTGCCGCTGTCGATTCAGAACATGGGCATCTATCACAGCGTGGAAAAATCCGAAGGCAAATACATCCTGTCCCACGAACAGGCTTCATGGAGATTCTGGCGCCGCGGGGATCAGGAATTCTATGCTGAACCCGGTGACACAGTTTACTTCTTTGCCGAGATCTTTTCCCCGGCAAGATTCAGTGATTCCGTGATCCTGCACTGGTATTACAAAGATCCCGTTCGCGGCTGGCAAACCACCGACAAGATCCCCATGAACATCACCGGAGGCCGTAAAAACGGCTATCGCGGTTTTGCCTCAAAGCAAAACTATTCTGCCGGTGACTGGCGCATCAGCGTGGAAACCACCGACGGCCGCGAAATCGGACGCATCTATTTCAAAGTAATTAAATTAGAATCAAACAACCCAGAACGGGTCTTCTACAAAGACATCTACTAA
- a CDS encoding S1 family peptidase — protein MRYLVLTLMVLVSACADQSQHELQNLLQDTAIAGGRDVAPNDALAKLVVRIKIQPKRFALLRPYQICTGAFVSENVILTAAHCVKDPSMEFKISYALESAKSAKHSVEKVVLHRDYIAPEKFVGRHDMALIRIDGSKPKEMKILKWSQDHQPLILPKSLLAIGYGAYSNTGNPAGLGILRTAGVLIQEEKDTYLVANQKTSGICHGDSGGPLLDITGSEPLIVGVNHAYMNVVGEQPEDKCRRRGAYMKVSRYSDWIEEQLAILNPKKN, from the coding sequence ATGAGATATCTGGTCTTAACCCTGATGGTACTGGTGTCTGCCTGTGCAGACCAATCCCAGCATGAACTTCAGAATCTGCTTCAAGACACCGCCATTGCCGGGGGCCGCGATGTGGCCCCGAACGATGCTCTGGCCAAACTGGTGGTCAGAATCAAAATACAACCCAAACGGTTTGCTCTGCTGCGCCCGTACCAAATCTGCACTGGCGCCTTCGTTTCTGAAAACGTCATCCTGACAGCCGCTCACTGTGTAAAAGACCCTTCAATGGAATTTAAGATCAGTTATGCCCTTGAATCTGCGAAATCCGCCAAACATTCCGTGGAAAAAGTTGTTCTGCACAGGGACTATATCGCGCCGGAAAAATTCGTGGGTCGCCACGACATGGCTTTGATCCGTATCGACGGCAGCAAACCCAAAGAAATGAAAATCCTAAAATGGAGCCAGGATCATCAGCCCCTGATTCTGCCAAAAAGCCTTCTGGCTATCGGCTATGGTGCTTACTCCAACACCGGCAACCCTGCGGGTCTTGGAATTCTGCGCACTGCGGGGGTTCTGATTCAGGAAGAAAAAGACACGTACCTTGTGGCCAATCAAAAAACCAGTGGAATCTGCCACGGTGATTCCGGTGGTCCCCTTCTGGACATCACGGGATCTGAACCTCTGATTGTCGGTGTAAATCATGCTTATATGAACGTGGTGGGAGAACAACCTGAAGACAAGTGCCGCCGTAGAGGGGCTTATATGAAAGTCTCCAGGTACAGCGACTGGATTGAGGAGCAACTGGCCATCCTCAATCCCAAGAAAAACTAG
- a CDS encoding methyl-accepting chemotaxis protein yields the protein MAISSWFKGIKGKLFVCALIPMAGFAALGWVAYKDMSIVGSMLNEAYVDVIPNMKAMGEVEGSRARIGQYLWGALANKDVPKHRDSYVGKAKTAITEYKEAIKVYEAASFQPGEAELYEPAKKVNAEYIQEVEQLIASLDKPDADFDKLREVMTEGSYLKHSTVIKKTAGDVVAMYEKMAADNNLLQKSETKKGMIMLAAIGGVSAMLVFGLLMFIGMALSRTVNSTVSRLAGAGHQVNEAITQLTLAGQGLSQSSTSAAASLEETVASLEEMTSMVKMNSDNAKQAASLSQTSRSAAEDGEREIKNLVESMRDISQSSKKIEEIINVIDDIAFQTNLLALNAAVEAARAGEQGKGFAVVAEAVRALAQRSASAAKDITSLIKDSVEKIENGTHIADKSGDVLNNIVNSIKKVADLNNEISAASAEQTTGIQQINKAMNQLDQSSQSNAASSEEIAATSEEISSQSDQMQIMVRELSSFVTGSADVEAAAETPAPSRVSSAKAPKKPEAKSAKVMKFTPPPKKAAAPAAAAVIPFDSDEDPRAKVGTTDGF from the coding sequence ATGGCAATCAGTTCTTGGTTCAAGGGTATTAAAGGCAAGCTTTTTGTGTGTGCTTTGATTCCGATGGCGGGCTTCGCGGCTCTGGGGTGGGTGGCGTACAAAGATATGAGCATCGTCGGCAGTATGCTGAATGAAGCTTATGTCGACGTCATTCCGAACATGAAAGCCATGGGCGAGGTTGAAGGCAGTCGTGCACGTATTGGTCAGTACCTGTGGGGTGCTTTGGCCAACAAGGACGTGCCAAAACATCGTGACAGCTATGTTGGCAAAGCCAAAACAGCCATCACTGAATATAAAGAAGCGATAAAGGTTTATGAAGCGGCTTCCTTCCAGCCGGGCGAGGCTGAATTGTACGAGCCGGCAAAAAAGGTCAATGCCGAATACATTCAGGAAGTCGAGCAGTTGATTGCATCTTTGGACAAGCCGGATGCTGACTTTGACAAGTTGCGCGAGGTGATGACGGAAGGTTCTTATCTGAAGCATTCCACGGTCATCAAAAAAACCGCCGGTGATGTGGTGGCAATGTATGAAAAGATGGCCGCTGACAATAATCTGCTGCAAAAATCCGAAACCAAAAAAGGCATGATCATGCTGGCGGCCATTGGCGGTGTTTCCGCAATGCTGGTGTTTGGTTTGCTGATGTTTATCGGTATGGCTTTAAGCCGCACGGTAAACAGCACCGTTTCCCGTCTGGCGGGTGCCGGACACCAGGTGAATGAAGCCATCACCCAGCTGACATTGGCGGGTCAGGGTTTGTCTCAGTCCTCCACTTCGGCGGCGGCTTCTTTGGAAGAAACCGTGGCGTCCCTGGAAGAAATGACTTCCATGGTGAAAATGAATTCCGACAATGCGAAACAGGCTGCATCTTTATCGCAGACGTCGCGTTCAGCGGCTGAAGATGGCGAACGCGAGATCAAGAATCTGGTCGAGTCCATGCGTGATATCTCTCAATCATCCAAAAAGATCGAAGAGATCATCAATGTCATCGACGATATCGCCTTTCAGACGAATTTGCTGGCACTGAATGCGGCCGTGGAAGCAGCCCGTGCCGGAGAGCAGGGGAAAGGCTTTGCGGTTGTGGCGGAAGCGGTTCGCGCCTTGGCCCAAAGATCCGCGTCAGCGGCAAAAGACATCACGTCTTTGATTAAAGACTCGGTGGAAAAAATTGAAAATGGAACTCACATTGCGGATAAGTCCGGGGATGTTCTGAATAACATCGTCAATTCCATCAAAAAGGTGGCGGATCTGAATAACGAAATCTCTGCGGCCAGTGCCGAACAGACGACCGGTATTCAGCAGATTAACAAGGCGATGAATCAATTGGATCAAAGCTCCCAGTCCAATGCGGCTTCTTCTGAAGAAATCGCAGCGACATCGGAAGAGATTTCATCCCAGTCTGATCAAATGCAGATCATGGTGCGTGAACTGAGCAGCTTCGTCACCGGCTCGGCTGATGTTGAAGCTGCGGCGGAAACGCCAGCGCCGTCCCGTGTGTCCTCTGCCAAAGCTCCGAAAAAACCAGAAGCTAAATCGGCGAAGGTGATGAAGTTCACTCCTCCACCAAAGAAAGCGGCGGCTCCGGCCGCGGCCGCAGTCATTCCGTTTGATTCCGATGAAGACCCGCGCGCCAAAGTCGGCACGACCGACGGATTCTGA